One region of Candidatus Eisenbacteria bacterium genomic DNA includes:
- a CDS encoding RluA family pseudouridine synthase, which produces MSPTAPSRWGYSFLPGISPERGDPLPIPKIHTVPASRAGERLDRFLAEAERSLSRSAVRQLIDDGHVRLNDAPARPSRRVREGDRIEVVRPRRAPQALLPEAIPLEVVYEDDALAVIDKPAGMVVHPAVGHRTGTLVHALLHRYSSLPDGHGAERAGIVHRLDKGTSGLLVVARTDEAHRELARQIGAREMKRVYRALVWGRMREREGRVEASLARSARDRKKIAVVTRGGRHAATRYRVVRDYGYLAEVLLTLETGRTHQIRVHLAHLGHPVFGDAEYGGRRGPLVSLPPARRAQAALHLSEIDHQALHAETLGFAHPVTREPLEFTRSVPTDFEAILNALRCES; this is translated from the coding sequence ATGTCGCCGACAGCGCCGTCACGCTGGGGGTACTCTTTCTTGCCTGGAATCTCGCCCGAGCGGGGCGACCCGCTCCCGATCCCGAAAATTCATACGGTTCCAGCATCGCGGGCCGGTGAGCGATTGGACCGCTTCCTCGCCGAGGCGGAGCGATCGCTTTCCCGCTCGGCGGTCCGCCAGCTGATCGACGACGGCCACGTGCGGCTGAACGACGCGCCCGCGCGGCCAAGCCGGCGCGTCCGCGAGGGGGACCGGATCGAGGTCGTCCGCCCGCGCCGCGCGCCCCAGGCGCTCTTACCGGAGGCGATCCCGCTCGAGGTCGTTTACGAGGATGACGCGCTCGCGGTCATCGACAAGCCGGCGGGCATGGTCGTCCACCCGGCCGTGGGCCACCGGACCGGCACCCTCGTGCACGCGCTCCTCCACCGGTACAGCTCCCTCCCGGACGGGCACGGCGCCGAGCGGGCCGGGATCGTCCATCGCCTCGACAAGGGGACATCGGGGCTTCTCGTCGTCGCGCGGACGGACGAGGCGCACCGGGAGTTGGCGCGCCAGATCGGAGCCCGGGAAATGAAGCGCGTGTACCGGGCCCTCGTCTGGGGTCGGATGCGGGAGCGGGAGGGGAGGGTCGAGGCCTCCCTGGCGCGGAGCGCGCGCGACCGAAAGAAGATCGCGGTCGTCACGCGCGGCGGACGCCACGCGGCCACGCGATACCGGGTCGTCCGAGACTACGGCTATCTCGCCGAGGTTCTCCTCACGCTCGAAACGGGGCGGACCCACCAGATCCGCGTGCACTTAGCGCACCTCGGCCATCCGGTGTTCGGCGATGCCGAGTACGGCGGCCGGCGCGGCCCTCTCGTGAGCCTGCCGCCCGCGCGGCGCGCCCAAGCCGCGCTCCACCTCTCGGAGATCGACCATCAGGCCCTCCACGCCGAAACGCTCGGGTTCGCGCATCCGGTGACGCGCGAGCCGCTCGAGTTCACCCGCTCCGTGCCGACCGATTTCGAGGCCATCCTGAACGCGCTGCGATGCGAGTCCTAG
- a CDS encoding isoleucine--tRNA ligase: MIAKTGRFLPFSTKLDFPASEGTVLELWKEIRAFEEGLKRREGSPPFIFYEGPPTANGLPGVHHVISRTVKDVVCRYKAMRGHYVPRKGGWDTHGLPVEIEVERELKISGKDQIEKFGIAEFNARCRTSVLKYENEWRRNTERIGFWLDMDHPYVTFANEYIESVWWLLKQIWDKGLLYQGHKIVPYCPRCGTPLSSHEVSLGYEDVTEPSVTVKFELVDEPGAFVLAWTTTPWTLPGNVALAVGADLDYVRVRQTRGDKEERYYVARDRLSQLEGEHVVERELKGRELIGKGYRPLFDFIDLQKVTGKKAYYITDADFVTTEDGTGVVHTAVMYGEDDYVLGQRLDLPQHHMVDPQGRFTAEVTPWAGKFVKDAEADIRKWLKTHGALYREEMTTHSYPFCWRCDTPLLYYAWKTWYIATTRFRDQLLAAHKTVEWHPGDIGANRFGNWLENNVDWALSRNRYWGTPLNLWRCEKCGADRCVGSIAELRQGNGVPDPLDLHRPFVDQVVFTCEKCGGSQRRVPEVIDVWFDSGSMPYAQWHYPFEHKKEFESSFPADFISEGMDQTRGWFYTLMAIAVAVSGRAPYKHVLPIELILDKQGKKMSKTRGNTVDPNAILDQRGADALRFYLISVSPPWMPTRFDPEGVTEVTKKLLGTLRNVAQFFALYANIDGYDPAKKEPSTPALLDRWILSRLHTLTAACRGSLDDYDLTRAARLIQEFVLEELSNWYVRRSRRRFWKSGDPADKRAAYDALWECLRTVSRLLAPYIPFLSEELHQHLVLPASPGEPKSIHWCDYPEAERARIDEGLERSMELALRVVNMARAARSASSLRVRQPLRRLAVAGLKEREARDLTALADLIKDELNVKEIVLLPDRGALLSVSVKPNFAILGKKVGPAMKEIASRIQEAPAEELRGAIAAGGWEVEAAGQQFRIVSEDVIIQEVSRPPWVAQGEGTIAVAVDTTLDEELRTEGLVREFAHRIQALRKGADFDVTDRIRLFWDLSPGLSKACERYEGYIREEVLAEELVPRVSGDVAVEEWTFDGERARVGIERVRKGG, translated from the coding sequence ATGATCGCGAAGACCGGCCGGTTCCTTCCCTTCTCGACGAAGCTCGATTTTCCCGCCTCGGAGGGAACCGTCCTCGAGCTATGGAAGGAGATCCGCGCCTTCGAGGAGGGGCTGAAGCGCCGCGAGGGGTCTCCGCCGTTCATCTTCTACGAAGGGCCCCCGACCGCGAACGGCCTCCCCGGCGTCCACCACGTCATCTCCCGGACCGTCAAGGACGTCGTCTGCCGCTACAAGGCGATGCGCGGCCACTACGTCCCCCGCAAAGGCGGATGGGACACGCACGGCCTCCCGGTCGAGATCGAGGTGGAGCGGGAGCTCAAGATCAGCGGCAAGGACCAGATCGAGAAGTTCGGGATCGCCGAGTTCAACGCGCGGTGCCGCACGAGCGTCCTCAAGTACGAGAACGAGTGGCGGCGCAACACCGAGCGGATCGGATTCTGGCTCGACATGGATCATCCGTACGTCACCTTCGCGAACGAGTACATCGAGAGCGTCTGGTGGCTTCTCAAGCAGATCTGGGACAAGGGGCTACTCTATCAGGGCCACAAGATCGTCCCGTACTGTCCGCGCTGCGGAACGCCGCTCTCGAGCCACGAGGTGAGCCTGGGCTACGAGGACGTGACCGAGCCCTCCGTCACGGTCAAGTTCGAGCTCGTCGACGAGCCGGGCGCGTTCGTGCTCGCGTGGACGACGACCCCCTGGACCCTCCCGGGGAACGTCGCGCTCGCGGTCGGCGCGGACCTCGATTACGTCCGGGTCCGCCAGACGAGGGGCGATAAGGAGGAGCGCTATTACGTCGCCCGTGACCGGCTGAGCCAGCTCGAAGGGGAGCACGTGGTCGAGCGCGAGCTCAAGGGGCGGGAGCTGATCGGGAAGGGCTATCGACCGCTCTTCGATTTCATCGATCTGCAGAAGGTGACCGGCAAGAAGGCCTACTACATCACCGACGCCGACTTCGTTACGACCGAGGACGGGACGGGGGTCGTCCACACCGCCGTGATGTACGGCGAGGACGACTACGTCCTGGGGCAGCGCCTCGACCTGCCGCAGCACCACATGGTCGACCCTCAGGGGAGGTTCACGGCCGAGGTCACGCCGTGGGCCGGGAAGTTCGTGAAGGACGCCGAGGCCGATATCCGGAAGTGGCTCAAGACCCACGGCGCGCTCTACCGTGAGGAGATGACGACGCACAGCTATCCGTTCTGCTGGCGCTGCGACACGCCCCTTCTCTACTACGCGTGGAAGACCTGGTACATCGCGACGACGCGCTTCCGCGATCAGCTCCTCGCGGCGCACAAAACCGTCGAGTGGCATCCGGGGGACATCGGCGCGAATCGATTCGGAAACTGGCTCGAGAACAACGTCGATTGGGCCCTCTCGCGAAACCGCTACTGGGGAACGCCCCTCAACCTCTGGCGCTGCGAGAAGTGCGGCGCGGACCGTTGTGTCGGGAGCATCGCCGAGCTCCGGCAGGGGAACGGCGTACCCGATCCGCTCGACCTGCACCGGCCGTTCGTGGACCAGGTGGTCTTCACCTGCGAGAAGTGCGGCGGGTCGCAGCGGCGCGTACCGGAAGTGATCGACGTCTGGTTCGATTCCGGCTCGATGCCGTACGCGCAGTGGCATTACCCCTTCGAGCACAAGAAGGAATTCGAGAGCTCCTTCCCGGCCGATTTCATCTCCGAGGGGATGGACCAGACGCGGGGCTGGTTCTACACCCTGATGGCGATCGCGGTGGCGGTCTCGGGCCGCGCGCCCTACAAGCACGTGCTCCCGATCGAGCTGATCCTCGACAAGCAGGGCAAGAAGATGAGCAAGACGCGCGGGAACACGGTCGATCCGAACGCCATCCTGGACCAACGCGGGGCCGACGCCCTCCGCTTCTACTTGATCTCCGTGAGCCCTCCGTGGATGCCGACCCGCTTCGACCCCGAGGGCGTCACCGAGGTGACGAAGAAGCTCCTCGGCACGCTGCGAAACGTCGCGCAGTTCTTCGCGCTCTACGCGAACATCGACGGCTACGACCCGGCGAAGAAGGAGCCCTCGACGCCCGCGCTGCTCGACCGCTGGATTCTCTCGCGCCTCCACACGCTGACGGCGGCCTGCCGCGGCTCGCTCGACGACTACGATCTGACGCGCGCGGCCCGGCTGATCCAGGAATTCGTGCTGGAGGAGCTTTCGAACTGGTACGTCCGTCGCTCCCGCCGGCGCTTCTGGAAGTCGGGCGATCCCGCCGACAAGCGGGCCGCGTACGACGCGCTCTGGGAGTGCCTGCGCACCGTCTCGCGCCTCCTGGCCCCGTACATCCCGTTCCTCTCCGAGGAGCTCCACCAGCACCTGGTCCTCCCCGCGTCCCCCGGAGAACCCAAGAGCATCCATTGGTGCGACTACCCGGAAGCCGAACGCGCGAGGATCGACGAGGGGCTCGAGCGCTCGATGGAGCTGGCGCTCCGGGTCGTGAACATGGCCCGCGCCGCGCGGAGCGCCTCCTCGCTCCGGGTCCGGCAGCCCCTCCGGAGGCTCGCAGTGGCCGGGCTCAAGGAACGGGAGGCTCGGGATCTGACGGCACTGGCCGATCTGATCAAGGATGAGCTGAACGTGAAGGAGATCGTCCTGCTTCCGGACCGCGGGGCGCTCCTCTCCGTGAGCGTGAAACCCAATTTCGCGATCCTGGGCAAGAAGGTGGGTCCGGCGATGAAGGAGATCGCGTCCCGCATTCAGGAAGCGCCGGCGGAGGAGCTGCGCGGGGCGATCGCCGCCGGAGGCTGGGAAGTCGAGGCGGCCGGGCAACAATTCCGGATCGTCAGCGAGGACGTGATCATCCAAGAGGTTTCGCGGCCGCCGTGGGTCGCGCAGGGGGAGGGCACGATCGCGGTCGCGGTCGACACGACCCTGGACGAGGAGCTGCGCACGGAGGGTCTGGTCCGCGAGTTCGCGCACCGGATCCAAGCGCTTCGGAAGGGAGCCGATTTCGACGTGACCGACCGGATCCGGCTCTTCTGGGATCTCTCGCCCGGCCTCTCCAAGGCCTGCGAGCGGTACGAGGGATACATTCGGGAAGAGGTGCTGGCGGAGGAGCTGGTGCCGCGTGTTTCCGGGGACGTTGCCGTCGAGGAATGGACATTCGACGGCGAGCGGGCCCGGGTCGGCATCGAGCGCGTTCGAAAAGGAGGATGA
- the mltG gene encoding endolytic transglycosylase MltG, protein MARSAPHATGRGAAVRRRHRIRRTLLLGGIVGVVVLLGIIMFPATVTRHFEMREVIIPKGASIDAIAAILEHEGLVGNTRLFVLAARVLGYDRNLQAGRFTLPVGSSTYRILRQLAKGMSAEDMVTVPEGLRVEQVADILYRGAKIDPVRFLALAEDSAFVRSLGIPASRMEGYLYPETYPFYPLLTPQEVLRVMAERSLKVLGEEMALPGAKMGLTLHQIVTLASIVEAEAQVPSERPRIAAVFYNRMRRGMMLQSDPTVSYAMGVWRGRIYYRDLDVKSPYNTYRNRGLPPGPICSAGRGAFHAILFPLADSTELYFVARGDGTHIFSRSWEEHLRAIAMVRAQARRESTLVPIGPGFARDIPPARPKRAAVRSSTR, encoded by the coding sequence CTGGCTCGATCGGCCCCGCACGCGACGGGGCGAGGAGCGGCCGTGAGGCGCCGCCACCGCATCCGGCGAACCCTCCTCCTCGGAGGAATCGTCGGCGTCGTGGTGCTCCTGGGGATCATCATGTTCCCGGCCACCGTGACGCGGCATTTCGAGATGCGCGAGGTGATCATCCCTAAGGGCGCGAGCATCGACGCGATCGCGGCGATCCTCGAGCATGAAGGGCTCGTCGGAAACACGCGCCTCTTCGTCCTCGCCGCGAGGGTTTTGGGCTATGACCGAAACCTCCAGGCCGGGCGGTTCACGCTCCCGGTCGGCTCGAGCACCTATCGGATCCTCCGCCAGCTCGCCAAGGGAATGTCGGCCGAGGACATGGTCACCGTTCCCGAGGGGCTCCGCGTCGAGCAGGTCGCGGACATCCTGTATCGCGGCGCCAAGATCGACCCCGTCCGCTTCCTCGCGCTCGCGGAGGACTCCGCGTTCGTGCGATCCCTCGGTATCCCCGCCAGCCGCATGGAGGGCTACCTCTACCCTGAGACCTACCCCTTCTATCCGCTCCTGACCCCCCAGGAGGTGCTCCGGGTCATGGCGGAGCGGAGCCTCAAGGTCCTCGGCGAGGAGATGGCCCTGCCGGGCGCGAAGATGGGACTCACGCTGCACCAGATCGTGACGCTCGCCTCGATCGTGGAGGCGGAGGCGCAGGTGCCGTCGGAGCGTCCGAGGATCGCGGCCGTCTTCTACAATCGAATGCGGCGCGGTATGATGCTCCAATCGGACCCCACGGTGTCCTATGCCATGGGCGTCTGGCGTGGGCGCATCTACTACAGGGACCTCGACGTGAAATCGCCCTACAACACCTACCGAAACCGCGGCCTCCCGCCCGGTCCGATCTGCAGCGCCGGGCGCGGCGCGTTCCACGCCATCCTCTTCCCGCTGGCGGACTCGACCGAGCTCTACTTCGTCGCCCGGGGCGACGGGACCCACATCTTCTCGCGGAGCTGGGAGGAGCATCTCCGGGCGATCGCGATGGTGCGCGCGCAGGCGCGTCGCGAGTCGACGCTGGTCCCGATCGGCCCGGGGTTCGCGCGGGACATTCCGCCGGCGCGCCCCAAGCGGGCCGCCGTGCGATCGAGCACACGTTGA
- the larE gene encoding ATP-dependent sacrificial sulfur transferase LarE, with product MGRTLVAYSGGVDSAYLLAEASQVLGPRALGVIAKSPSLPGAELTAALSLAASRGIGVRVIETREMERTEYRANGPDRCFHCKAELFERLTTVAAEEGWATIAYGALTDDLGDVRPGMAAAGRFRVRAPLLEAGLGKLEVRLLARDIGLRVWDKPQSACLASRIPHGSPVTVMKLSQVEQGEAWLREALGLRVARLRHEGTHARIEVLEEDIARISGETTLSNISFALNRLGFMTVEIDPRGYRRPDPQPAVLAEERVDGERR from the coding sequence ATGGGCCGGACCCTCGTCGCCTATTCGGGAGGGGTCGATTCGGCCTACCTGCTCGCCGAGGCCAGCCAGGTGCTCGGTCCACGGGCGTTGGGGGTCATCGCCAAGAGTCCCTCGCTCCCGGGCGCCGAGCTCACCGCCGCGCTGTCCCTCGCCGCCTCGCGGGGAATCGGCGTCAGGGTGATCGAGACCCGGGAGATGGAGCGAACGGAATACCGCGCGAACGGCCCCGACCGGTGCTTCCACTGCAAGGCGGAGCTCTTCGAGCGGCTCACGACGGTCGCCGCCGAGGAGGGGTGGGCCACGATCGCGTACGGAGCGCTCACGGACGACCTCGGCGACGTTCGCCCCGGGATGGCGGCTGCCGGTCGCTTCCGGGTGCGCGCCCCGCTCCTCGAGGCGGGGCTCGGAAAGCTGGAAGTCCGGCTCCTGGCTCGCGACATCGGCCTCCGCGTCTGGGATAAGCCGCAGTCGGCCTGCTTGGCGTCGCGGATCCCCCACGGCTCTCCGGTGACCGTGATGAAGCTGAGCCAGGTGGAGCAGGGTGAGGCCTGGCTCCGGGAGGCTCTCGGCCTCCGGGTCGCCCGGCTCAGGCACGAAGGAACCCACGCGAGGATCGAGGTCCTGGAAGAGGATATCGCTCGTATTTCGGGGGAAACGACCCTTTCCAATATATCATTTGCCTTGAATAGGTTAGGCTTTATGACCGTGGAGATCGATCCGAGAGGCTACCGCCGACCGGATCCGCAGCCGGCAGTTCTCGCGGAGGAGAGGGTCGATGGCGAACGTCGCTGA
- a CDS encoding DUF167 domain-containing protein translates to MSRSPSRKAPRSCGSGRRFWARGPHERGAARTRAPGLRFQVHVTPRARADQVAGSRAEGIVRVRVTAPPDRGAANEATLALLRDRLGLRAGALRIVGGAASRRKWIEADGIREEDLWQRLEAQA, encoded by the coding sequence ATTTCGAGATCGCCATCGAGGAAGGCGCCACGATCGTGCGGATCGGGACGGCGCTTCTGGGCACGCGGCCCACATGAGCGCGGCGCGGCGCGCACACGGGCGCCGGGCTTGAGATTTCAGGTCCACGTCACGCCTCGAGCACGCGCGGACCAGGTCGCGGGGTCGCGGGCGGAGGGAATCGTCCGGGTGCGGGTGACCGCCCCGCCGGACCGCGGGGCCGCGAATGAGGCGACGCTCGCGCTACTTCGCGATCGGCTCGGCCTCAGGGCCGGGGCCCTCCGCATCGTGGGCGGCGCCGCGTCGCGCCGAAAATGGATCGAGGCGGACGGAATCAGGGAGGAGGATCTGTGGCAAAGGTTGGAAGCGCAGGCGTGA
- a CDS encoding TraR/DksA family transcriptional regulator, with protein MLTKKDLKHFEERLLDERRKLLSQLGYLEKTMNQTQRDAGGDLSAYSFHMADMGTDAMEREKAFLFASAEGRLLYSVDEALRRLYRSEYGDCGECGKEIGKARLDAIPFAGLCVSCQEKQEKGSNSFRG; from the coding sequence TTGCTCACCAAGAAGGATCTCAAACATTTCGAAGAACGACTGTTGGACGAGCGGCGGAAGCTTCTGAGCCAATTGGGGTACTTGGAGAAGACGATGAACCAGACCCAACGGGACGCCGGCGGAGACCTCTCGGCCTACTCGTTCCACATGGCCGACATGGGCACCGACGCGATGGAGCGTGAGAAGGCGTTTCTCTTCGCTTCGGCCGAGGGGCGCCTCCTGTACAGCGTCGATGAGGCGCTGCGGCGTCTCTACCGAAGCGAGTATGGCGACTGCGGGGAGTGCGGGAAGGAGATCGGCAAGGCACGCCTCGACGCGATCCCGTTCGCCGGTCTCTGCGTCTCGTGCCAGGAGAAGCAGGAAAAGGGTTCGAACTCGTTCCGCGGATGA
- the ruvX gene encoding Holliday junction resolvase RuvX: protein MRVLGVDFGLRQLGLALSDSDGSLATPLRSLRLSTVRDAPAAVAAVALEVEAAAVVVGVPLGLEGEESRPEVRRVERFAKALRKESGLPVHLIDESLSSREAEERSGRGDRGARARRAASGDAVHAAAAAVILQRWLDRPRTRRGEERP, encoded by the coding sequence ATGCGAGTCCTAGGCGTGGATTTCGGACTCCGCCAGCTCGGGCTTGCCTTGAGCGATTCGGACGGGTCTCTCGCCACGCCCCTCCGATCCCTGCGCCTCTCTACGGTTCGCGACGCTCCCGCCGCGGTCGCGGCGGTCGCCCTCGAAGTGGAGGCTGCGGCCGTGGTCGTGGGCGTTCCGCTCGGACTGGAGGGGGAGGAGTCGAGGCCCGAGGTCCGCCGCGTCGAGCGGTTCGCCAAGGCTCTTAGGAAGGAATCGGGGCTGCCCGTGCACCTGATCGACGAGAGCCTGAGCAGCCGCGAGGCCGAGGAGCGGAGCGGACGCGGTGACCGTGGCGCGCGCGCGCGGCGCGCGGCGTCCGGGGACGCGGTCCATGCCGCCGCCGCGGCCGTGATCCTCCAGCGCTGGCTCGATCGGCCCCGCACGCGACGGGGCGAGGAGCGGCCGTGA
- a CDS encoding YggS family pyridoxal phosphate-dependent enzyme, translating to MNSLSDRLDLVRDRIARAAERMGRSPQSVRLLAVTKGVPTATIREAKALGLREFGESRIQEAEGKLAEVGEGIRWHLVGHLQSNKVKRAVQIFDEIHSVDSTSLAEDLARRALAAGRSPSCYVEVNTSGDVEKFGVAPSAALALLSRLKELPPLRAAGLMTIGPLTGGAEGARAAFRALAKLRESAVRAGLLEEGAGLSMGMSDDFEIAIEEGATIVRIGTALLGTRPT from the coding sequence GTGAACTCACTTTCAGACCGGCTGGACCTGGTTCGAGATCGGATCGCGCGCGCAGCCGAGCGGATGGGCCGGTCTCCCCAATCCGTACGGCTTCTCGCCGTCACCAAGGGCGTTCCGACCGCGACGATTCGCGAAGCGAAAGCGCTCGGCCTCCGGGAATTCGGAGAGAGCCGCATCCAGGAGGCGGAGGGGAAGCTCGCCGAAGTCGGTGAGGGCATCCGCTGGCACCTGGTGGGGCATCTTCAAAGCAACAAGGTCAAGCGGGCGGTCCAGATCTTCGACGAGATCCACTCGGTGGACTCGACGTCGCTGGCCGAGGATCTGGCGCGCCGCGCTCTCGCGGCGGGAAGATCGCCGTCCTGTTACGTCGAGGTGAATACCTCGGGCGACGTGGAGAAATTCGGGGTCGCGCCCTCGGCCGCGCTCGCTCTGTTGAGCCGGCTCAAGGAGCTCCCGCCCCTCCGCGCGGCGGGGCTCATGACGATCGGGCCGCTCACGGGCGGAGCCGAAGGAGCCAGGGCCGCGTTCCGCGCCCTCGCGAAGCTGCGCGAGAGCGCCGTGCGAGCGGGACTCCTGGAAGAGGGGGCCGGGCTCTCGATGGGGATGTCGGACGATTTCGAGATCGCCATCGAGGAAGGCGCCACGATCGTGCGGATCGGGACGGCGCTTCTGGGCACGCGGCCCACATGA
- a CDS encoding DUF3098 domain-containing protein, translating into MAFGRKNYVILAVAAAVILTGYLALSRGSITLAPILLLTGYLVLIPWGILAK; encoded by the coding sequence ATCGCATTTGGGAGAAAGAATTACGTCATTTTGGCCGTCGCGGCGGCGGTCATCCTGACCGGGTACCTGGCCCTCTCCCGAGGCTCCATCACCCTCGCTCCGATCCTGCTTTTGACCGGCTATCTGGTGTTGATCCCCTGGGGTATTCTGGCCAAATAA
- a CDS encoding purine-nucleoside phosphorylase — MDRGGRNQGGGSVAKVGSAGVKDGTASSSDLLRTIEEARAFIAGRTSVKPEVGIILGTGLGEFASATKKPTVIPYDLIPHFPRTSVESHAGNLVIGSLGGRAAAIMSGRVHYYEGYSMRQVTFPVRVLKALGIHTLIVTNAAGGMNPLYEAGDIAVVVDHINLMGDNPLIGPNEDSLGPRFPDMSEPYDRSLIALARDVALAERIRLREGVLAGVAGPNLETRAEYRFLRWAGADLVSMSLIPEAIVAVHGGLRLVAFAVVTDLCLPDALEAVDIPRILANAAKAEPVLTRLVTKLIGQLPAPDPRA; from the coding sequence ATGGATCGAGGCGGACGGAATCAGGGAGGAGGATCTGTGGCAAAGGTTGGAAGCGCAGGCGTGAAAGACGGCACGGCCTCGTCATCGGATCTCCTCCGCACGATCGAGGAGGCGAGGGCGTTCATCGCGGGCCGCACATCGGTCAAGCCCGAGGTCGGAATCATCCTGGGCACGGGACTGGGCGAGTTCGCATCGGCCACGAAGAAGCCGACCGTCATCCCCTACGATCTGATCCCGCACTTCCCGCGCACGTCCGTCGAGAGCCACGCCGGGAACCTGGTCATAGGCAGCCTCGGCGGGAGGGCCGCGGCCATCATGAGCGGCCGCGTGCACTACTACGAAGGCTACAGCATGCGCCAGGTGACGTTTCCGGTCCGCGTTCTCAAGGCGCTCGGCATCCACACCCTGATCGTGACGAACGCGGCGGGAGGGATGAACCCTCTCTACGAAGCCGGCGACATCGCGGTCGTCGTCGACCATATCAATCTGATGGGCGACAACCCGCTCATCGGACCGAATGAAGATTCGCTCGGACCCCGGTTCCCGGACATGTCGGAGCCGTACGACCGCTCCCTCATCGCGCTGGCCCGCGACGTGGCGCTGGCGGAGCGGATCCGGCTGCGCGAGGGCGTCCTCGCCGGCGTGGCCGGGCCGAATCTCGAGACCCGCGCCGAGTACCGCTTCCTCAGGTGGGCGGGCGCCGACCTCGTGAGCATGTCCCTGATACCGGAAGCGATCGTGGCCGTCCACGGCGGACTGCGCCTTGTCGCCTTCGCCGTGGTGACCGATCTCTGTCTCCCGGACGCCCTCGAGGCGGTCGACATCCCGAGAATTCTGGCCAACGCCGCGAAGGCGGAGCCGGTCCTCACGCGCCTCGTCACCAAGCTCATCGGCCAGCTTCCCGCGCCGGACCCCCGCGCATGA
- the lspA gene encoding signal peptidase II, with translation MTLRAGVFAACAAAVIALDQLTKWLASSRLLMGRPVPVLDDFARFTLVHNTGAAFGLFPGSRVPFIVISVLAIAVVIYLFLRETYRSLANRILLGCILGGAIGNLVDRARLGWVVDFIDIGVGSVRWPVFNVADSAVTLGVLFLAWNLARAGRPAPDPENSYGSSIAGR, from the coding sequence ATGACCCTTCGGGCCGGGGTTTTCGCCGCGTGCGCCGCCGCCGTGATCGCGCTCGACCAGCTCACCAAGTGGCTGGCGTCCTCGCGGCTCTTGATGGGCCGGCCGGTGCCGGTGCTCGACGACTTCGCGCGCTTCACGCTGGTCCACAACACGGGGGCGGCATTCGGGCTCTTTCCCGGCAGCCGCGTCCCGTTCATCGTGATCTCGGTCCTGGCGATCGCGGTCGTCATCTACCTCTTTCTTCGTGAGACCTACCGGAGCCTTGCGAATCGGATCTTGCTCGGGTGCATCCTCGGCGGCGCGATCGGCAACCTGGTGGACCGCGCGCGCCTGGGGTGGGTCGTCGACTTCATCGACATCGGCGTCGGATCCGTCCGGTGGCCGGTGTTCAATGTCGCCGACAGCGCCGTCACGCTGGGGGTACTCTTTCTTGCCTGGAATCTCGCCCGAGCGGGGCGACCCGCTCCCGATCCCGAAAATTCATACGGTTCCAGCATCGCGGGCCGGTGA